From the Diospyros lotus cultivar Yz01 chromosome 13, ASM1463336v1, whole genome shotgun sequence genome, one window contains:
- the LOC127788150 gene encoding uncharacterized protein LOC127788150, whose protein sequence is MTELRGALAGIQKMVEMLAADRVRHDSVPPEIEGNSAGHEGQMQNPMPQSSGDGGGQLLKNFMALRPPEFSGGTNAMAAENWMKSVEKHLWATGCNDARKVRLATFLLTGEAERWWETVRRRFRNREPTCLEFQETFNANYFLSCMREQKVYDFIELTQGSKTIAQYEAEFISLARFAPELVSSEANKATKFQRGLRPEIRYALAGARIVDYPTVV, encoded by the coding sequence ATGACAGAGTTGCGTGGGGCATTAGCTGGGATACAGAAAATGGTGGAAATGCTCGCGGCGGATCGTGTTAGGCATGATTCGGTGCCTCCGGAGATTGAAGGAAATTCAGCTGGGCATGAAGGTCAAATGCAAAACCCTATGCCTCAGAGTTCAGGAGATGGGGGAGGCCAGTTGCTTAAAAACTTTATGGCGCTTCGACCTCCAGAATTTAGTGGTGGAACTAATGCCATGGCAGCAGAGAATTGGATGAAATCCGTTGAGAAGCATTTGTGGGCTACAGGATGTAATGATGCCCGAAAGGTTAGATTGGCAACCTTCTTGTTGACAGGGGAGGCTGAGAGGTGGTGGGAGACCGTGAGGCGGAGATTTAGAAATAGGGAGCCTACTTGTTTAGAATTTCAAGAAACTTTTAATGCTAACTATTTCCTTAGTTGTATGAGGGAACAAAAAGTCTATGACTTTATTGAATTGACTCAGGGCTCCAAGACCATAGCTCAATATGAGGCCGAGTTCATTTCCTTGGCCAGATTTGCTCCGGAGCTAGTATCCTCAGAGGCAAACAAGGCAACAAAGTTCCAACGGGGCTTACGACCTGAGATTCGATATGCCTTGGCAGGTGCTCGGATTGTAGACTATCCCACCGTTGTGTAA
- the LOC127788151 gene encoding uncharacterized protein LOC127788151, translated as MDDRMLLGPDVIKQTTRKIQIIRARMKIAQDRQKSYADKRRHDLEFTVGDHVLLRVMPIKGVRRFRIFGKLSPRYIGPFEILEQVGSLAYCLALPPQLSGVYGVFHVSMLSKYVPDPQHIIDYHMIEMGEDVSYEEVPVGIVEIKEKTLTNRAILLVKVRLQRYLPDGATWEREEVMRCLNPQLFN; from the coding sequence ATGGATGACAGAATGTTGTTGGGGCCAGATGTTATTAAGCAGACTACAAGGAAGATCCAGATTATTAGAGCTCGGATGAAAATAGCTCAAGACCGTCAGAAAAGCTATGCGGATAAGCGACggcatgacttggaatttaCTGTCGGAGACCATGTATTATTGAGGGTTATGCCTATTAAAGGGGTGCGTAGATTTCGGATTTTCGGGAAGCTTAGCCCTCGGTATATTGGACCGTTTGAGATACTAGAACAAGTAGGGTCTTTAGCCTACTGCCTTGCTCTACCTCCCCAGTTATCTGGTGTGTATGGCGTCTTTCATGTATCAATGTTGAGCAAGTACGTGCCGGATCCTCAACATATTATTGATTACCATATGATTGAGATGGGGGAGGATGTGTCTTATGAGGAAGTACCCGTTGGTATCgtggaaataaaagaaaagacttTGACGAATAGAGCGATTCTTCTTGTAAAGGTTCGATTGCAACGGTATTTACCGGATGGGGCTACATGGGAACGAGAAGAGGTGATGAGATGCTTAAACCCCCAGCTGTTTAACTAG